Proteins from a single region of Mus pahari chromosome 2, PAHARI_EIJ_v1.1, whole genome shotgun sequence:
- the Ccdc136 gene encoding coiled-coil domain-containing protein 136 isoform X1: protein MEAGGGAGAGATGWSCPGPGPTVTTLGSYEVSEGCERKKGQRWGSLERRGMQAMDGEVLLPALYEEEEEEEEEEEEEEVEEEEQAEKGGSLGSLSMGKHRGLSLTETELEELRAQVLQLVAELEETRELAGQHEDDSLELQGLLEDERLASAQQAEVFTKQIQQLQGELQHLREEISLLEHEKEHELKEMQQELHLAQSEIQNLRQAAADSAAEHESDIASLQDDLYRLQNELDDMERIRGDYEMEIASLRAEMELKTSEPSDLSISDFSGIQDELHQLRERYNFLNEEYQALRESNSSLTGQLAELESDRTRRATERWLESHLLRNTMSSESQTSELDFPEPDPVMQLLRQQLLGAEEQMQDMQDKCKNLYCELEELQHHRRTSEEEQKRLQRELKCAQNEVLRFQTSHSTQHEELKSRLCALQQKYDASQDEHSELLKVQMQLETELQQLRLLSCTPVESQSEKELMCRLQKLQAQHQCSVNEKEQLLEVQHHLHDKLRCHESEVHRLRDMVDCLREKNEKNSGIHIQLQEMKGLYQFSRDELERQKHMYDQLEQDFLLCQQELTELKSSQSLCEENGNCSNKPSPAPDPPIFSLPLVGLVVISALLWCWWAETSS from the exons ATGGAGGCAGGCGGCGGGGCCGGCGCGGGAGCCACGGGCTGGAGCTGCCCTGGCCCAG GACCCACAGTAACCACTTTAGGCTCCTATGAGGTATCTGAGGGTTGTGAGAGGAAGAAAGGCCAACGCTGGGGGTCCCTGGAGCGCCGTGGGATGCAAGCTATGGACG GGGAGGTGTTACTTCCAGCTCTatatgaggaagaggaggaggaggaggaagaggaagaagaggaagaggtcgaagaagaagagcaagcagagaaaggaggcagTTTGGGCTCCCTGTCAATGGGCAAGCATCGGGGCCTGAgcctgacagagacagagctggaggagctgagggccCAGGTGCTGCAGCTGGTAGCAGAGCTGGAGGAGACCCGTGAGCTTGCTGGGCAGCATGAAGATGACTCCCTGGAGCTTCAGG GGCTCCTGGAGGATGAGCGGCTGGCCAGTGCCCAGCAAGCAGAAGTGTTCACCAAGCAGATTCAGCAGCTCCAAG GTGAGCTGCAACATCTACGGGAGGAGATTTCCCTGTTAGAGCATGAGAAGGAACAtgaacttaaagaaatgcagcAGGAGTTGCATTTGGCCCAATCAGAGATCCAGAATCTACGGCAAGCTGCGGCAGACTCTGCAGCTGAACATGAGAGTGACATAGCGTCCTTGCAGGATGATCTCTACCGGTTGCAGAATGAACTCGACGACATGGAACGCATTCGAGGGGATTATGAGATGGAGATTGCCTCGCTCCGTGCAGAAATGGAATTGAAGACTTCTGAACCATCTGATTTAAGCATCTCCGACTTCTCTGGGATACAAG ATGAACTGCACCAACTTCGGGAGCGCTACAACTTTCTGAATGAGGAGTATCAGGCCTTGCGGGAGAGCAACAGCAGCCTCACAGGGCAGCTTGCTGAGCTGGAGAGCGATAG GACACGGAGAGCAACAGAACGATGGTTGGAATCTCACCTGCTAAGGAATACGATGTCCTCAGAGTCTCAGACTTCAGAACTGGATTTCCCAGAGCCTGACCCTGTGATGCAGCTTTTGCGCCAGCAGCTGCTGGGAGCTGAGGAACAGATGCAGGACATGCAGGACAAG TGTAAGAACTTGTATTGTGAATTGGAAGAGCTACAGCATCACCGCAGAACCAGTGAGGAGGAGCAGAAGCGGCTGCAGAGGGAGCTCAAGTGTGCCCAGAATGAGGTGCTCCGGTTTCAGACCTCCCACAGCACCCAG catgaggaactgaagaGCAGGCTCTGTGCCCTGCAGCAAAAGTATGATGCTAGCCAGGATGAACACAGTGAGCTTCTGAAGGTGCAGATGCAGCTTGAGACTGAGCTCCAGCAGCTCAGGCTCCTCAGTTGCACTCCTGTAGAGAGCCAGAGTGAAAAG GAGTTAATGTGCCGGCTCCAGAAGCTGCAGGCCCAGCACCAGTGCAGTGTGAATGAGAAAGAGCAGCTTCTAGAGGTCCAGCATCACCTGCACGACAAGCTGCGGTGCCACGAGTCAGAGGTGCATCGGCTCCGAGACATGGTGGACTGCTTGCGAGAGAAAAATGAGAAG AATTCAGGGATACACATCCAGCTTCAGGAGATGAAGGGATTGTATCAGTTCAGCAGGGATGAGCTGGAGCGGCAGAAGCACATGTATGACCAGCTGGAGCAGGACTTCCTGCTCTGCCAGCAGGAGCTGACAGAGCTCAAGTCCAGCCAGTCCCTTTGTGAAGAAAACGGAAACTGCTCAAACAAG
- the Ccdc136 gene encoding coiled-coil domain-containing protein 136 isoform X2, with product MEAGGGAGAGATGWSCPGPGPTVTTLGSYEVSEGCERKKGQRWGSLERRGMQAMDGEVLLPALYEEEEEEEEEEEEEEVEEEEQAEKGGSLGSLSMGKHRGLSLTETELEELRAQVLQLVAELEETRELAGQHEDDSLELQGLLEDERLASAQQAEVFTKQIQQLQGELQHLREEISLLEHEKEHELKEMQQELHLAQSEIQNLRQAAADSAAEHESDIASLQDDLYRLQNELDDMERIRGDYEMEIASLRAEMELKTSEPSDLSISDFSGIQDELHQLRERYNFLNEEYQALRESNSSLTGQLAELESDRTRRATERWLESHLLRNTMSSESQTSELDFPEPDPVMQLLRQQLLGAEEQMQDMQDKCKNLYCELEELQHHRRTSEEEQKRLQRELKCAQNEVLRFQTSHSTQPSPAPDPPIFSLPLVGLVVISALLWCWWAETSS from the exons ATGGAGGCAGGCGGCGGGGCCGGCGCGGGAGCCACGGGCTGGAGCTGCCCTGGCCCAG GACCCACAGTAACCACTTTAGGCTCCTATGAGGTATCTGAGGGTTGTGAGAGGAAGAAAGGCCAACGCTGGGGGTCCCTGGAGCGCCGTGGGATGCAAGCTATGGACG GGGAGGTGTTACTTCCAGCTCTatatgaggaagaggaggaggaggaggaagaggaagaagaggaagaggtcgaagaagaagagcaagcagagaaaggaggcagTTTGGGCTCCCTGTCAATGGGCAAGCATCGGGGCCTGAgcctgacagagacagagctggaggagctgagggccCAGGTGCTGCAGCTGGTAGCAGAGCTGGAGGAGACCCGTGAGCTTGCTGGGCAGCATGAAGATGACTCCCTGGAGCTTCAGG GGCTCCTGGAGGATGAGCGGCTGGCCAGTGCCCAGCAAGCAGAAGTGTTCACCAAGCAGATTCAGCAGCTCCAAG GTGAGCTGCAACATCTACGGGAGGAGATTTCCCTGTTAGAGCATGAGAAGGAACAtgaacttaaagaaatgcagcAGGAGTTGCATTTGGCCCAATCAGAGATCCAGAATCTACGGCAAGCTGCGGCAGACTCTGCAGCTGAACATGAGAGTGACATAGCGTCCTTGCAGGATGATCTCTACCGGTTGCAGAATGAACTCGACGACATGGAACGCATTCGAGGGGATTATGAGATGGAGATTGCCTCGCTCCGTGCAGAAATGGAATTGAAGACTTCTGAACCATCTGATTTAAGCATCTCCGACTTCTCTGGGATACAAG ATGAACTGCACCAACTTCGGGAGCGCTACAACTTTCTGAATGAGGAGTATCAGGCCTTGCGGGAGAGCAACAGCAGCCTCACAGGGCAGCTTGCTGAGCTGGAGAGCGATAG GACACGGAGAGCAACAGAACGATGGTTGGAATCTCACCTGCTAAGGAATACGATGTCCTCAGAGTCTCAGACTTCAGAACTGGATTTCCCAGAGCCTGACCCTGTGATGCAGCTTTTGCGCCAGCAGCTGCTGGGAGCTGAGGAACAGATGCAGGACATGCAGGACAAG TGTAAGAACTTGTATTGTGAATTGGAAGAGCTACAGCATCACCGCAGAACCAGTGAGGAGGAGCAGAAGCGGCTGCAGAGGGAGCTCAAGTGTGCCCAGAATGAGGTGCTCCGGTTTCAGACCTCCCACAGCACCCAG